The Deltaproteobacteria bacterium genome contains the following window.
CGGGGTGGCTGGCGTATCCCACTCCACGGTTATCTTTCTTGTCGTGGGGTCACCTTCCACCTTTGAGATGCCTTCTATCTCACCCAGTTCTTTTTGAATGGTCATAACACAATGACTGCAGCTTATGTTTGGTATTGAAAAAGTTTTTGTCTCCATGGTCGTAACTCCTTATGTAGTTTTTAAGAAAACCTTA
Protein-coding sequences here:
- a CDS encoding heavy-metal-associated domain-containing protein, giving the protein METKTFSIPNISCSHCVMTIQKELGEIEGISKVEGDPTTRKITVEWDTPATPAKIRATLKEINYPAAD